GGACCTGCCGTTCCTCTGCGCGTTCAGCGACGGCGACCCGATCACCGCGGCGATGGAGCCGGTGCTGCGCGCGGAGCTGCCCGGCGCCGCGGGCCGGCGGCACCCGACGATCACCGGCGCCGGGCACTTCCTGCAGGAGGACGCCGGCCCGGAGCTGGCCGCGGCGGTGCTGAGCCTGGTGCGGGGATGACCGGGGCCGGGGTGGGGCGGGGGATAACCTCCGCGGCATGGATGTCCGCGTCGTCGACCACCCGCTGGCCCTCGCCCGCCTCTCCACGATGCGGGACGCCCGCACCGACAACGCGGCCTTCCGGGCCGCGCTGCGCGACCTCACCCTCATGCTCATCTACGAGGCCACCCGCGACGCCCCCGTCGCCACCGCGCCGCTGCACACCCCGGTCGCCCGCACCACCGGCTACCGGCTGGCCAGCCCGCCGCTGCTGGTGCCGGTGCTGCGGGCCGGGCTCGGGATGGTCGACGCCGCGCAGGCCCTGATGCCCGAGGCGCAGATGGGGTTCGTCGGGCTGGCCCGCGACGAGCAGACCCACCAGCCCGTGCCCTACATGGAGTCGCTGCCCGAGTC
This sequence is a window from Pseudonocardia petroleophila. Protein-coding genes within it:
- the upp gene encoding uracil phosphoribosyltransferase, whose translation is MDVRVVDHPLALARLSTMRDARTDNAAFRAALRDLTLMLIYEATRDAPVATAPLHTPVARTTGYRLASPPLLVPVLRAGLGMVDAAQALMPEAQMGFVGLARDEQTHQPVPYMESLPESLAGRPVFVLDPMLATGGSMEHTIRMLTERGATDVTAICVLAAPEGIAHLERSGLPVRVVTGSVDERLNDSAYIVPGLGDAGDRQFGAVP